In a genomic window of Thalassophryne amazonica chromosome 12, fThaAma1.1, whole genome shotgun sequence:
- the lyn gene encoding tyrosine-protein kinase Lyn → MGCLESTLNGGLDKGVEGKNSQQTVHTDHMRYVRDPTSNTKNNLDNSLLPGQMFQKMEEQKDACKTVIAIYPYEAMHPDDLGFKKGEKMKILEEHGEWWKAQSLLTKKEGFIPSNYVAQTNTMETEEWFFKNITRKDAERQLLAPANKVGSYLIRESETSKGSYSLSIRDVGPQGTESVKHYKIRLLDNGGCYISPKISFNDFGSMIKHYHNTADGLCRKLDRPCVKPKAQKPWDKDAWEISKESITMVKKLGAGQFGEVWMAYYNKTIKVAVKTLKPGTMTVEAFMDEANVMKTLQHDKLVRLYAVVTKTEPIYIITEFMAHGSLLDFLKSDLGCKLQLPKLIDFSAQIAEGMAYIEKKNYIHRDLRAANVLVSESLLCKIADFGLARIIEDSEYTAREGAKFPIKWTAPEAINYGSFSIKSDMWSFGVLLYEIITFGKIPYPGMTKTEVMTSVQRGYRMPQPEGCSAELYEIMLCCWKDKPENRPTFDYMQCVLDDFYTATEGQYEPQL, encoded by the exons ATGGGCTGTTTGGAGTCCACACTGAATGGAGGTCTCGACAAGGGGGTGGAAGGGAAGAACAGCCAGCAGACTGTGCATACCGACCATATGCGCTACGTCAGAGACCCCACATCCAATACAAAAAACAATCTA GATAACTCCTTGTTGCCTGGTCAGATGTTTCAAAAAATGGAAG AGCAAAAGGATGCTTGTAAAACTGTGATTGCCATATACCCATATGAAGCCATGCACCCGGATGACTTGGGATTCAAGAAGGGAGAAAAGATGAAAATCTTAGAAGA ACATGGTGAGTGGTGGAAAGCACAATCACTGCTGACCAAGAAGGAAGGATTCATCCCATCTAACTATGTCGCCCAAACTAACACCATGGAAACAGAGGA GTGGTTTTTCAAAAATATCACAAGGAAAGATGCAGAGAGGCAGCTGTTGGCTCCAGCAAACAAAGTAGGATCTTATCTTATCAGGGAAAGTGAGACATCAAAAG GAAGTTACTCATTGTCCATCAGAGATGTGGGCCCCCAAGGGACGGAGTCGGTCAAACACTATAAGATCAGGCTGTTGGATAATGGGGGATGCTACATCTCTCCTAAAATCTCTTTCAATGACTTTGGCAGCATGATCAAACACTACCACA ACACGGCAGATGGGCTGTGTCGTAAACTGGACCGCCCGTGTGTAAAACCCAAAGCTCAGAAACCGTGGGATAAAGATGCCTGGGAGATTTCAAAAGAATCCATTACAATGGTGAAGAAACTTGGAGCAGGCCAGTTTGGAGAGGTCTGGATGG CATACTACAACAAAACCATCAAAGTTGCAGTGAAGACACTGAAGCCAGGCACCATGACTGTGGAAGCTTTCATGGATGAAGCAAATGTCATGAAAACTCTACAACATGACAAGCTGGTGCGGCTGTACGCTGTGGTCACCAAAACTGAGCCCATCTACATCATCACCGAATTTATGGCTCATG GCAGCCTACTAGACTTCTTAAAGAGCGACTTGGGGTGCAAACTGCAACTGCCCAAACTCATCGATTTTTCAGCACAG ATAGCAGAGGGCATGGCATACATTGAAAAGAAGAACTACATTCATCGAGACCTGAGGGCAGCCAATGTTTTGGTTTCTGAGAGTCTGCTCTGCAAAATAGCTGATTTTGGACTGGCAAGGATAATAGAGGACAGCGAGTACACTGCCAGAGAAG gAGCTAAATTCCCCATTAAATGGACGGCTCCAGAGGCTATTAACTATGGCTCCTTCTCAATCAAGTCGGACATGTGGTCTTTTGGAGTTCTGCTCTATGAAATCATCACCTTTGGAAAAATTCCTTACCCAG GTATGACGAAAACAGAGGTGATGACTTCTGTGCAGCGCGGCTACCGGATGCCCCAGCCCGAAGGTTGTTCTGCTGAGCTCTACGAAATCATGCTGTGCTGCTGGAAGGACAAACCTGAAAACAGGCCCACGTTTGATTATATGCAGTGTGTCCTGGATGACTTCTACACCGCTACAGAGGGACAATATGAGCCACAACTTTAA